The DNA segment GTCGACGGACGTTAGAATCAGTGATGCACCAGAAGAAAATAGAAAGTTGATCTTTTCAACATGTTCAATAACTATGGAGAATAAAGTTTCTAATCATAAATGAACAGGgaattcatatttatttagaGTTAAGTGAAGCAGTTTGAGTCtaagaaatgtgtattttccttttaatacGTTGTTCCCTTTAgaaaattaggattttatttCAGAATTATTAGGAAACATGTTTGGAAATAATGAGAAACTTGCTAATGGAAATGTTTAATCCTCGAAGGTGGTCGTGACGATGACACTCAGAGTATGCCGGACGTCCGCAGCCGTGAGTCAACGATAAAACACTTTTACACCTAGACACACAACAACTAGACCATTTCTGATGCTGCGTGGATGTTTTTTCCTGCAGtaacttttctctctctgaccaAAGTTACACACGTGGTTTAAATTTATGTGGAAGAAAAAGCCTTTTTCAGAgatggtgtgtttgtttggacaCGACAGATTTATGTCACGTTTACAGTCAATATCGGATTTTTGTTAACACAGATAATGAACAGCTTTCATGAGTTGTTTTGGTACAAACACATTTCCTCctataaaaagtacaaaatgttGACTGACTCTGTATTGAGACAAAAGAAACGAGTTCAgctgtgttgctgttgttgttaaaatgtgaattttagtGAAGAATGACGGataaagtgttttgtgtttgtaactCCAGACATGTATAACGGTAACGAGGACGACCAGGGAGAGGCCGAGGCTCAGCGCTACAAAgtggtaaaaatataaaaataaaaatattaaaccacACGAATGGGAATCGGACAAGAAGCCTGCAGGTTcacttcatcttcttctttgttattttcagatGAGAAAAAGTAAACGTCTGCTGTCGGTCCATCCTATGGACTTTGACGCTGAGGAATATTTCCCTCATTCACGACGACCGTCTGTCCAGGTAGATCACGCGCCTGAGCCTGAACATTTTCTCTATGGTTGATGCCCATGGTGTTTCAGCCCGTATCTCCTTTACCTGctatatttattgatatttaatCTCTTAGAGATATTTGACGTTAAAGTTTGAAGGTTTTTAGCAGATCAACAGAGAATTCAAGTTTAATTATCGGAGAGAATAAAAAGCCTAAAATGTTCAGATGAAATGAGACTAGTTATCATGGAAGGATCATGAGACGATGGGCCCCCAGGAAGGaggcccccccacccctcctgtGTGAGAGCAAAACCCCCGGGCCACGTCGTTTGTGGCTGTTTTGAGTCTCCTTGTAGCCACTTTGTGTGCCTTTGTAGTCCTTTGATCGACTTTCGGTCACGAAACGCTGCCAGTCATTTCGTACTGGGGCTCTGGTCCAGGGTCAGGGCTCAGGGCTCAGGGGTCGGGGGGCCCAGTGGGCCGTTTACTGTGTTgatgactgagtgagtgaaaaCGGAGATCGTTGTGGGTCAACCGCATGTGACTCGTCTCCTGCAGCAGATACAGGAGGATCGGTTCTACAGGAACGATGTGGACTACGACATGTACAACCACCGCGTGAACCGCAGGAAGAGTCTGGACCGCTACGCCATGAGACCCGGTGAGTATACGCAGAGAAgtacagcagagcagcaggtctTCAGCTCTTTATTCAGACCCTTTATCATTAGGGGAATTATCCCTTTTCACTGCCGTTGACTGTTTGTAGATGGGAGATGtagtttttgtctttgagtCCATTTTATTGGAGCACGATCTGCTTCCTGTCAGAGGAACCGCAGGTTCATTCAACCTGTTAAATCTCAGTGACCACTGACGCCTCCGTCTTTAGAAACTGACGCGGTTCGTTCAAAATCccagaactttattttaaattgcagTCGACATCATAAAGTTTCCGTAGAAGCCAAATTGAGCCTGTGTCAGGAAATGTGTCTACAATGATGCAGCAGACACGAAGAACGATAGatccttattattatttaacctgttttatgtattttctaatttatttttattaatttttttaatcttgtttaatctgttcattctaattgaatttgcatttttcttttacttattttttcaatttgtttaatttgtatttaagatttcaaatttcataaaaatttttatctttttattactAAAGTAAACAAAACGTTTATTTTGTCTCAGTGTTTACTCATAATTCCATAAATATGCAGTTCGTAATATTACTTAGGaggtgtactgtatatttacagaCATGTAGAATAAAATATGTGTGGCTGaatttatgtttctgttgttgtacATTTTGGAGCAATGTATTTACCTGAACGTATATTTACCTGTGCGTGATCAGATGACTATGGGGAGAGCAGAATGGTCCGGACTCGTTCCCTGTCTAAGATAAGCTCATCGGTGGCTCGGCAGCAGTACGTCGACACCTCCGACGAGGACGAGTACCAGAGATACCCCCCCATGTACCAACAACCCCCCCACCGCCgcagaaacagcagagcctCTTCCCAGGAGAACCTGGGACAAGCCCCCCCCGTAAGAACAGACAACCGATCACCAATCAAGCGTTGTCTCAGCCAAGAAAAGTTTCGGCCCCCAAATTTAAACCACGAAAACTGGAAAGTTTCAACACAGATATTCCGGTTTTTGTGCATTTATCCATTTTTAGCCTAAAAACCGCAAATGTTTCGGCTACAATAAGAATTTGTTCCAAATAAACCAGGACGATTTGGCTCCAAGAAAACACGTCCTCCGTTGTCCTCTATTAGCCCTAAAAGACAATGATGGCCATGGAAACTGTAAAATGTGCAGTGTCCTAGTCCAAACCGAGATCATCACCATACTGTGTGATTTACCTCTGGCAGATAAACGAGCTGAATAAACGCATGTCGGCCATCGAGAGTCTGCTGAGCCGCTTGGAGGAGAAGATGGTGCCTGTCGACGAGGTGAGACAGAGTTCAAAAGTCTCTGTCAGTCAAAGTATTGAGTGAATAAATCCGGCTACATCATGTATGATTTGGGAACACTGTCAAGAGccgtgtgttttctgtctgcgtCCTCCTCCAGGCGTCGACTCCGTCCGGTCACAACGAGGAGGAGAAGCTGAGGAGGAAGCTGAGCGAGCTGGCAGGAAACCTGAGCGAAAAGGGCCTGTCATCGGACGAGGAGGCCGGCAAGAAGCCCTTCTCTCTGGGTAAAGGTCCAGCCGGCGTCAGGGGCGGCCCGGCGGTCTCTCTGAACTCTCTGAAGGACAAAGAACTGAGTTCCTCCAGCGACGAGATGCCTACTGAGGCTCAGAAGGTAGGACGAGGTCGGGGCAGCTGCCTTCCATCCGCTGTACCGATCCATGGGTCCATTTTACAGCAAATGGGAACCTGGAGGTTTCTGAAACCGGTTCAGTGTCTCTCACCTTAATTCACTCACAACGATTTCATGGAAGCTTTTGACCTGAGTTTAAACCATTAAGACGAAGTCGTGAGCGCTTTATCATTGTCCAGGTTCCCATTTAGTAAAACATCCACAGCATGGCTCAGCTTATCCCCAAACACGAGGTTATGTTCCGTCAGCGAAGTGTCTGAGcaggatgatttaaaatgttcttatttattGTTCATGTCTGTTCTTTTGTCCTCACAAAGAGCTCAGCTCCAAAATAAGATTTTTACGGAGGCCCATCGTATTCACCAAAGAAAAATACCGACCGTATCTCAACTCAGCATCGCCTCACGACAAGGAAACTATGACCACGAGAAAATATCCCACAATCATGAAATGTTATTAACATCGAAAGGTCGAACAATAGACATCAGAATTCCAACATGTGGATCCCGTAATTGTAGACTGATCAGACCTCATCACAAGAAAACCCTTCACGCTGGATCCTCGAGGTTTCACCAGATTTCTGAACAGGATGAAGAACGTATGGAAATGGACTCTCCTTTTCCCGAACTCTGCTGTTTTAACGTTGTTTGAACGCCTCCGATGTAACGTTGAACAGATGTTAAAACGGTCAGATCGCATGACCGCCTCCTGACTAACAGGCTGCTTCCTGCGTCAGTTACCAACCTGCTTTTACGGCAAGTTTTTTTTGATGTAAAGGTCAGCAGCTACCTGCCTGGACCAGAGATGCCTCAGAGACCAGGCCTGGAAACTGACCATGAGCCTGAGTTTCGGAATCTTTCCGTCTCAGTTCATTGACGCAACGTCTCCAGGTTTCAACAAGAAGATGACGACTCTTGCTCACATAACTTTTTGTCGTGTTCACGCACGATTAGATATCTTGTTTGAGCGAGACGAATCTGGTATCTGGTTTGCCTAGTTTTCCTGTTTGTGGTCAGTGGACCTAATATGTTGTTCACTCTCTccaatattcaaatattttgattcGGTTTTTCCCGGCGAAGTATGTGTTTATTGCCTTTCAGGCTGGCGAGCCAACTCTCTGCCCACTCGTTACATGTACGTTAAATGTCAAAGGTCTGTTCTGACTGGTAAAAATACTCTATTCGTTGACCATACGGATCAGTAAGTGATCCTCACTGAGCTCTCTGGTAAACACCTGAATCCTTCAACCATCAATCCAATTTCAACGTTACCGGCTGGAAAGGCTCCGTACTTCAACGCGGTTTCATCCACCATGACTGAACCGAAACCCCGTCCAGACCCCGGTGATGTTTCGGCGTCCAGGCCGGTAGCTGCTGCAGGATCAggtgtttttttccagctgctaACATCTGTCCCTCTACATGGCTTTCAGAGATCAACTGCCGCCGCCCTCTGTGACCTCACCACTGAGGTCCTGAGAACCATTAATGCCACAGAAAACGCAATGGTCGAGTACGGCCTCTCAGAGCCGACCGACAGATCCCACTTAGTAGGGACTGACGTAAAGCAAGCAGATGATGCTTTCAGGGAACTTGAGGAAAATGTAAGCTTCAAACATGAACTGCACGCCTCGTTTCCCCCTAACCTCTCTTTGTCTGAAGGTCAAGCTAAGCCGAACCCTCCCGCTTCGTCTGGAGCATGACAGAAATGTCTGGACTGGCTTTAAATCTCCCCGGCTGCTGTGTCTCCAGTCTCATAAACACGGGGCTGGGTATCTGTGAAGACATGCTAAACAGTACTGGTTCCAGTTTGAGTCCAGTTAGAGCAGCTTTTTAGATTAGGAACGGGTTGAAAAGTTCAAATGTTTTAGCGTTTTCCTTTaggaaatcaaatattttaccAGCAGTCTAGTTTTTATTCCTCACTTTAAACCTCAACAGTTCTAGAGCTGTATCTCACAAGAAAACAATCTCAGTGTTCCCAGATTATGAGGGAACTAGCTCAGAAATATGGAAAGAAACTGCCTCCATATTATGAGAAGACTGAGTTGCAAGTGCAAGATCCACATGTAATGAGAAAAGAAACTCGTAAATATGAGAAAACGATCTCGGAACTACTAGATCTGTATCTAATCAAAAGTAGTTTTCATAATTCTGAAAACATGATATTTTAAGTCTACATCCTAAATGTGTTAAAAGATCTTTGTCACgtaattaaacaaacaaaccaacggTGTCATAGTAACCAGGTCTTCATCCCACAATCAAACGCTTGCATTGTCACGACTGTTCCGTGTCATTTCACGGGAGATCTTCGGCGTAAAGAGAAGATCTTTATATCAAGCGGAAACATCCTCACAGTTGCCAGATTGTTTTCTCGTAAAAACGATAAAACGGTCGACCTTCGTCATCGTTAGTTCAGGACTGTTTTCAGACCCCGGTTAGAATCAGTGACCGGGGATGAAAAACTAGATTTCTCTGTGAATGGAAACCATCAGAGAACcagtatgaatgtatgtatgttgtaaAGCGATACTCAGCCCTGTCATGATTATCATCAGTGGTCTGTAGGTGTGTTAGCGCCTCTCAGGTGACACAGGTGTGCTCTCCCCGTTGCCTGCCCAGGTGTACATCACGGCCGGTCGACGGTCCGAGAAACGGCTTCGAAGCCCAGGTGTAAGCTTCGAGCGCAAAGAATCACTTCGGAGGGACAACGGACTCGGAGCTGTCAGAGCTGGAGGACGTGGTGGCGCGCCGCCGCCGCCAGTCAGCAGAGCGAGAGGCGAGGTGGGTCAGAGCTGGCGGCTGTAcgcaataaataaataagagcgAGGGACTCCGACCGCGTCAGGGATGTAACATTGCGCCGCCAGAGTCCCCGCCCGAGAGCGAGGGTGGTCCCAGGCTGTACCAGGCTACAAGGCTACAATAGCTGGAGGAGGACTCTCGGACTGTCCAGGGATGTAACATCATCCGGCATCATGGGAGAGAAGGAGCGACGGCTTCGTCCGTCTCCTCTCtctcaaaaaataataataatcacaacaATTCTAGACGGTTTTCTCACTAGATGGTAAATTATTTCAAGACTAGATAGTGAATTGCCAGAAACCGTCGCAATTAAGAGATGAGCATCTCATGAGAAAGCTGTTGCCTACCTGTGAGACACAAGATCTGTACGGTCGGACAAAACATTACATCACTGTGAGAAAACTTCTTGGATTATTACGTAGCTTTCTCGTCAGATCCATGTCTCATAACTAAAAGGGTGGACCTGAAACTACACTATCTTCTAATTACAAAACACCTTGTGTCATTACAACAAAAGCATTTCATAATTACAAGGTCCTGTAATTACAAGAAAACGACCTTGATATTATGAGAAAACAATCTGTCAGATCCCTCTTTCACTATCCTGTAATTCTCAGAAATCTATCACGTGACCACTGTCTCTTTATTTTAAGATCCTATTCTCACAAACAACCATGAGAAATGACTGAGTTGTTATTTCCCGGTCTTGAGGTCACTGTCTCATAATGATGAGATCCATGTCTCACAAAAACAAGAACCTATGAGGAATAATTCTAAAAAACGTCAGAATtaataaatctttattttctaattatGATAAAAGCATGTGAACATGAGATCCATCACTCGTGAGAAAACTATCTTGTAGTTACGAGATCTCTACCTGGTGAGAAAATAATCTCACGACTACCAGATGTTCACGGTGTAACTGCATGAACAGTTATGACACGACCATCTTGTAATCGTGAGCTCTCCTTCTCCTAGTTGTGAGAAAACAACCTCATCTTATGAGAAAGTGATTGCATAATTGCCAGATGACCTAATTCCATAACTATCAGATCTTGTGTTTCTTAAATGATGGCCGATATGGATCTGATCTATTTAGCAGATGTTAAGTTCTGATGACCAAACATCAAAGTCATGATTACGTAGAAATGTCCTCAGAGTTTTGTCAGACTGTCACCTCCCGatttagtttttggttttttacgTCTTTTCTCTGCAGGTGTCTGATATCGAGAGTAAGATCGCTGCTCTGAGCGCTGCTGGGTCAAAGAAGAAGGTCAGTTTGCTGCTGTCGTCTTGTCTATGCACAAACAACAACTTTGTTAAATCGTTACAAAACTACTATCAGACAACTATCAGCAATTATTAGAAAACCCTCTTGTGATTATGAGAAAACTTTGAGATATTTATCCTGTaatatacaagaaaaaaaaaaaaaaaaatcacagtaaaactACACAAAAATTTTAACAAGAACTTTCTTCTTTATCTCATAATTAGAAAAACTTATCCCATATTTATAAGATCTGTAGGAAATGATCTTCTCCTTATGAGAGCTAAATCTTGGACAAGaaattttcctttcatttcaagAAAACGATCAAATTTACAAGTTCTTTATCGGAGATCTGCGTCTATCGTTACACGACACTTTTGCTCAGGtttgattcttttttatttttcatgatgttTCCAGTGAAACTTTCTGATTCGTTTCAACAGGTTTCTGGATCTCATCAGAGAAAAAAGTCAACACAGGATTTCCCCAGTAAGACCTGAAATATTGTAACGGGTTTTTATGGTATACAGATTTATTCACTTCACTGAAGACTGTGACTCAGAGAAAGACGTTAAACTGTGATTTGTGAAA comes from the Xiphias gladius isolate SHS-SW01 ecotype Sanya breed wild unplaced genomic scaffold, ASM1685928v1 HiC_scaffold_1475, whole genome shotgun sequence genome and includes:
- the mlpha gene encoding LOW QUALITY PROTEIN: melanophilin a (The sequence of the model RefSeq protein was modified relative to this genomic sequence to represent the inferred CDS: deleted 1 base in 1 codon; substituted 1 base at 1 genomic stop codon) — encoded protein: MERKLDLSRLTDEEAKHVWEVIQRDFNLRKKEEERLGDLKTKIEKEDTKRELLGSQSKASDSLCIRCLQPFKFLVNSKRQCLDCHMYTCKSCSRYNKKEHGWVCDNCRMTRVLKMGTLGWYHDNVRNRFKRFGSAKVMRSLYKRLNGDGGRDDDTQSMPDVRNMYNGNEDDQGEAEAQRYKVMRKSKRLLSVHPMDFDAEEYFPHSRRPSVQQIQEDRFYRNDVDYDMYNHRVNRRKSLDRYAMRPDDYGESRMVRTRSLSKISSSVARQQYVDTSDEDEYQRYPPMYQQPPHRRRNSRASSQENLGQAPPINELNKRMSAIESLLSRLEEKMVPVDEASTPSGHNEEEKLRRKLSELAGNLSEKGLSSDEEAGKKPFSLGKGPAGVRGGPAVSLNSLKDKELSSSSDEMPTEAQKVYITAGRRSEKRLEAQVXASSAKNHFGGTTDSELSELEDVVARRRRQSAEREVSDIESKIAALSAAGSKKKVSGSHQRKKSTQDFPKPNGAQWKSNNMY